ACGCCTTATCTCCCATTCCTGTTAAAATAATCGCCCCGACGTTGCCATCATTTCTAGAATCGCTAAATGCATCGATCAACTCGTCAATGGTGTGCGGGGTAAACGCATTGTGCTTTTCCGGACGATTGATTGTGATTTTGGCAATGCCTTCTTCACATTTCTCATACACAATCTCGTCATATGTACGTACTGATTTCCATTCAACTGACAAATTACTCAGTCCTTTCGTTTTCAATAATCCATTTCTTTACTATTTTATCAAAAATCGTGATTGTTTCACATTAATTGCATGTCAGAATCAGCGAATTTGACACTTTCTGCATTTGACTCTCGAATCCCATATAGTATACCTTAATTCATGGATTTATAAAACATTTTTCTTCATTCTTGTTAATATAACGAAAGATCATCTACGCCAATGCATTCCGCATTTTCACCACATATATCTATGTCAATCTCCGACCCAATGCAGAAAAGGGCGTTTCCTTATTACAGACCGTTTGTGGCAATTTCATTCAACAATATCCCCATGCCGAAATCGAGCCCCTGCACATAAAAATGGAAAGCCACAGGAATTTCCATACAACAAAGAGGACTGTACACAGCCCCCCTGCTCACAGTTATTTTATCAGTTCGTTTTATTTTTACCCGAACACCTTCCAAAATCCCAGTGTTCACCTGTCCAAATTTCTTTCTGATGATATTTTTTGAAAGTGTGTATAGTTTATCTGCCCTAATTTCTGATGTTACTTTAAGTTCACCCTCTGTTAAATCTTTTGATTCAATCGCTACTGAATACGCAAGGTCCTTTAATTTTGAAGTGATGGCTAAAACTACGATATCTTCAGTCATTTCGTTATAACTATCGCTTGAAATAATGAGTACAGGACGTTGCTTTCGATGTTTTAAATCACTGAATGGAACTGGTATTAAAACAATATCACCTTGTTTATACATTGTTCCAAACCTCGTCATCGATATCATTATCCCAAAAACCCAGGCTACTCTCACTAGCTTTTGTTAAATCCACGGA
This Virgibacillus phasianinus DNA region includes the following protein-coding sequences:
- a CDS encoding type II toxin-antitoxin system PemK/MazF family toxin, with protein sequence MYKQGDIVLIPVPFSDLKHRKQRPVLIISSDSYNEMTEDIVVLAITSKLKDLAYSVAIESKDLTEGELKVTSEIRADKLYTLSKNIIRKKFGQVNTGILEGVRVKIKRTDKITVSRGAVYSPLCCMEIPVAFHFYVQGLDFGMGILLNEIATNGL